One window of the Brevibacterium limosum genome contains the following:
- the aceE gene encoding pyruvate dehydrogenase (acetyl-transferring), homodimeric type: MTQDTSSASPRGITDEEVDEWLESWEGLVDARGTQRAGEIMEALRARAATNSVAQPKVTTTDYVNTIPVDQEPFYPGEEKVERRFRRWLRWNAAMLVHRAQRPEISVGGHISTYAGAATLYEIGFNNFFRGQDHPGGGDQVFFQGHASPGMYARAFLEGRLTEADLDGFRQEVSRAPHGLSSYPHPRLMPEFWQFPTVSMGLGPINAIYQAQMNRYLHNRGISDTSDQRVWAFLGDGEMDEPESRGALQLAANEGLDNLTFVINCNLQRLDGPVRGNGKIVQELEATFTGAGWDVIKVLWGREWDDLLAKDRTGDLVKIMNETLDGDYQTFKAESGGFIRDNFFGRTPATKGLVEHLSDDDIWNLKRGGHDYHKVFAAYQKAVNTKGKPTVILVQTVKGYGLGTTFESRNATHQMKKFTADDVKAFRDRMDIPISDKVIDEDPYAVPYYHPGQDSEEIRYMLDRRRQLGGFVPERKPENNRITLPAPSDKAFAQTKKGSGQQMAASTMAFVRLLKDLMREKGLGERIVPIIPDEARTFGIDAFFPTAKIYNPNGQNYLAVDREMFLSYKEATSGQLLHVGINEAGAAAGFTAAGTAYSTHGEPMIPIYVFYSMFGFQRTGDAFWAAGDQMTRGFIIGATAGRTTLTGEGLQHADGHSPVLAATNPAVRVYDPAYGYEIGHIVRDGLHRMYGEHDLGEDERNVMYYLTVYNEPMLQPAEPEDVDVEGILKGIHRIAEAAPGDRPHAQLLASGVAVPWALEARDLLAADWGVDAAVWSVTSWAQLRRDGLECEAAELTAADGDAETAERVPYVRRKLDGQPGPIVATSDFDSTQPDLIRPYLDHDFATLGADGFGFSDTRAAARRHFKIDAHSMVVRTLQLLAKRGEIDRSVPAEAARRYRLGDANAGTSGTAGGDS; the protein is encoded by the coding sequence ATGACACAGGACACATCCTCGGCGAGTCCGAGGGGAATCACCGACGAAGAGGTCGATGAATGGCTCGAGTCCTGGGAGGGCCTCGTCGACGCGCGCGGAACCCAGCGCGCGGGCGAGATCATGGAGGCGCTGCGCGCTCGCGCGGCCACGAACTCCGTCGCCCAGCCCAAGGTCACCACCACCGACTACGTCAACACCATCCCCGTTGACCAGGAGCCGTTCTATCCCGGCGAGGAGAAGGTCGAGCGCCGCTTCCGCAGATGGCTGCGGTGGAACGCCGCCATGCTCGTCCATCGCGCGCAGCGGCCCGAGATCTCCGTGGGCGGGCACATCTCCACCTACGCCGGCGCCGCCACGCTCTACGAAATCGGATTCAACAACTTCTTCCGCGGTCAGGACCATCCCGGCGGCGGCGATCAGGTGTTCTTCCAGGGCCATGCCTCACCGGGAATGTACGCCAGGGCGTTCCTCGAGGGCCGCCTGACCGAGGCCGACCTCGACGGGTTCCGGCAGGAGGTCTCGCGTGCCCCGCACGGGCTGAGCTCCTATCCGCACCCGCGGCTGATGCCGGAGTTCTGGCAGTTCCCGACCGTGTCGATGGGTCTGGGCCCGATCAACGCGATCTACCAGGCGCAGATGAACCGCTACCTCCACAACCGCGGCATCTCCGACACCTCGGATCAGCGGGTGTGGGCGTTCCTCGGCGACGGCGAGATGGACGAACCCGAATCGCGCGGCGCTCTGCAGTTGGCCGCGAACGAAGGGCTGGACAATCTCACCTTCGTCATCAACTGCAACCTCCAGCGTCTCGACGGACCCGTGCGCGGAAACGGCAAGATCGTCCAGGAGCTCGAGGCGACCTTCACCGGCGCCGGCTGGGACGTCATCAAGGTGCTGTGGGGCCGCGAATGGGACGACCTGCTGGCCAAGGACCGCACCGGCGACCTCGTGAAGATCATGAACGAGACCCTCGACGGTGACTACCAGACCTTCAAGGCCGAATCCGGCGGATTCATCCGCGACAACTTCTTCGGTCGGACACCTGCGACGAAGGGGCTCGTCGAGCACCTGAGCGATGACGACATCTGGAACCTCAAGCGCGGCGGCCACGACTATCACAAGGTCTTCGCCGCCTACCAGAAGGCCGTGAACACCAAGGGCAAGCCGACCGTCATCCTCGTGCAGACCGTCAAGGGCTACGGCCTGGGCACGACGTTCGAGTCCCGCAACGCCACGCACCAGATGAAGAAGTTCACCGCCGACGACGTCAAGGCCTTCCGCGACCGGATGGACATCCCGATCAGCGACAAGGTCATCGACGAGGACCCGTATGCGGTGCCCTACTATCACCCGGGACAGGACTCCGAGGAGATCCGGTACATGCTCGACCGGCGGCGCCAGCTCGGCGGATTCGTGCCGGAGAGGAAGCCGGAAAACAATCGGATCACCCTGCCCGCTCCCAGCGACAAGGCGTTCGCGCAGACGAAGAAGGGTTCGGGCCAGCAGATGGCCGCCTCGACCATGGCCTTCGTCCGGCTGCTCAAGGACCTCATGCGAGAGAAGGGGCTGGGCGAGCGGATCGTGCCCATCATCCCCGATGAGGCCCGCACCTTCGGCATCGACGCGTTCTTCCCGACCGCGAAGATCTACAACCCGAACGGGCAGAACTACCTCGCCGTCGACCGCGAGATGTTCCTCTCGTACAAGGAGGCGACTTCCGGTCAGCTCCTCCACGTGGGCATCAACGAGGCCGGTGCCGCCGCCGGGTTCACCGCCGCGGGCACCGCGTACTCCACCCACGGCGAACCGATGATTCCGATCTACGTGTTCTACTCGATGTTCGGGTTCCAGCGCACCGGAGACGCCTTCTGGGCCGCCGGCGACCAGATGACGCGCGGGTTCATCATCGGCGCCACCGCCGGACGGACGACTCTGACCGGCGAGGGGCTGCAGCATGCCGACGGGCATTCCCCGGTGCTCGCGGCCACGAACCCGGCCGTGCGCGTCTATGATCCGGCCTACGGCTACGAGATCGGACACATCGTCCGCGACGGTCTGCACCGCATGTACGGTGAGCACGACCTCGGCGAGGACGAGCGCAATGTCATGTACTACCTGACCGTGTACAACGAGCCGATGCTCCAGCCGGCCGAACCCGAGGACGTCGACGTCGAGGGCATCCTCAAGGGCATCCACCGCATCGCCGAGGCAGCTCCGGGCGACCGTCCGCACGCGCAGCTGCTCGCTTCCGGTGTGGCCGTGCCCTGGGCGCTCGAGGCCCGGGACCTGCTCGCCGCCGATTGGGGCGTCGACGCCGCCGTGTGGTCGGTGACCTCATGGGCGCAGCTGCGCCGTGACGGACTCGAATGCGAAGCGGCGGAGCTGACCGCCGCAGACGGTGACGCCGAGACCGCGGAACGCGTGCCCTATGTGCGCCGGAAGCTGGACGGACAGCCTGGCCCGATCGTGGCCACGAGCGATTTCGACTCCACCCAGCCGGACCTCATCCGGCCGTACCTGGACCACGACTTCGCGACCCTCGGCGCCGACGGGTTCGGCTTCTCCGACACTCGGGCCGCCGCCCGCCGGCACTTCAAGATCGACGCCCATTCGATGGTCGTGCGCACCCTGCAGCTGCTCGCCAAGCGCGGTGAGATCGACCGATCCGTTCCCGCCGAGGCGGCTCGACGCTATCGTCTGGGCGATGCCAATGCCGGCACCTCGGGAACGGCCGGCGGAGACTCCTGA
- a CDS encoding bifunctional allantoicase/(S)-ureidoglycine aminohydrolase: MTTTDPYTYWAPTGGHPPQSDLLTDRALVTEAYTVIPRGVLRDIVTSNLPEWTGTRSWVLSKPVAGGAVTFSQTILEVAPGGGAQAPEPQPEVEGFLFVMAGRLEVTHEGTAHTLTPGGFAFLPAGSSWSARSTGTEAARFHWVRKRYQPVAGLTPEAKFGNDADVEPSPMPGTDGRWRTTRPLDPDDLAYDMHVNIVTFEAGAVIPFAETHEMEHGLYVLEGKAVYRLNGDWVEVQEGDFISMRAFCPQACYAGGPGRFRYLLYKDVNRQVEL; the protein is encoded by the coding sequence ATGACGACGACCGATCCGTACACCTACTGGGCCCCGACCGGCGGGCACCCGCCCCAGTCCGATCTGCTCACCGACCGCGCCCTCGTCACCGAGGCCTATACGGTCATCCCGCGCGGAGTGCTGCGCGATATCGTCACCTCGAACCTGCCCGAGTGGACCGGGACCCGGTCGTGGGTGCTGAGCAAGCCCGTGGCCGGGGGAGCGGTGACATTCTCGCAGACGATCCTCGAAGTCGCCCCCGGCGGCGGCGCGCAAGCGCCGGAGCCACAGCCCGAGGTCGAGGGATTCCTCTTCGTCATGGCCGGTCGGCTCGAGGTCACCCATGAAGGCACCGCGCACACGCTGACCCCCGGTGGGTTCGCGTTCCTGCCCGCCGGTTCGTCGTGGTCGGCGAGGTCCACCGGCACCGAGGCGGCCCGCTTCCATTGGGTGCGCAAACGCTATCAGCCCGTGGCCGGGCTGACCCCTGAGGCGAAGTTCGGCAACGACGCCGATGTCGAGCCCTCGCCGATGCCGGGCACCGATGGGCGCTGGCGCACGACCCGTCCGCTCGACCCGGACGACCTCGCCTACGACATGCACGTCAACATCGTCACCTTCGAAGCCGGGGCGGTCATCCCGTTCGCGGAGACCCACGAGATGGAGCACGGGCTGTACGTGCTCGAGGGCAAGGCCGTCTACCGCCTCAACGGCGACTGGGTCGAGGTGCAGGAGGGCGACTTCATCTCCATGCGCGCATTCTGTCCGCAGGCCTGCTACGCGGGCGGGCCGGGACGCTTCCGCTACCTGCTGTACAAGGACGTCAATCGCCAAGTCGAGCTCTGA
- a CDS encoding NAD-dependent malic enzyme, whose protein sequence is MVATSPGYSITLRVGTEVGRATTSDLVAAAAAAGASVTALDVVESTPHAVIIDVSADTRDVAHADEVSDALEALPGVDVRKVSDRTFLLHLGGKLESAPKVPLRNRDDLSRAYTPGVARVCKAIAENKEDARRLTIKRNTVAVVTDGTAVLGLGDIGPEAAMPVMEGKAVLFKQFADVDAWPVALDTKDTEEIISICKAIAPAYGGINLEDIAAPRCFEIEARLRAELDIPVFHDDQHGTGVVTLAALKNALKVVDKKIEDLRIVVSGVGAAGNAIIRLLQVAGAANIIACGRDGAIGPDSRVDTEQKRWLQANTNPEGFTGTLKEAVVGADAFIGVSAPNVLGGDDIAAMNDGALVFAMANPDPEVDPAEAAEHAAVVATGRSDFPNQINNVLAFPGIFRGLLDAEARDVDENIMVAAADAIASCIPEDELHPGYVIPSVFDPEVAKKVAEAVAAVSS, encoded by the coding sequence ATGGTCGCCACCAGCCCGGGATATTCCATCACTCTGCGCGTCGGCACTGAGGTCGGGAGGGCCACGACCTCCGACCTCGTCGCCGCGGCCGCCGCCGCCGGTGCGTCAGTCACCGCCCTCGACGTCGTCGAGTCCACTCCGCACGCGGTCATCATCGACGTCAGCGCCGATACCCGCGACGTCGCTCATGCCGACGAGGTCTCCGACGCTCTCGAAGCTTTGCCCGGAGTCGATGTCCGCAAGGTCTCGGACCGGACCTTCCTCCTCCACCTCGGCGGGAAGCTCGAATCCGCCCCGAAGGTTCCCCTGCGCAACCGCGACGACCTCTCCCGCGCCTACACGCCCGGCGTGGCACGCGTGTGCAAGGCGATCGCGGAGAACAAGGAGGATGCCCGCCGGCTGACGATCAAACGCAACACCGTCGCCGTGGTCACCGACGGCACCGCGGTGCTCGGCCTCGGCGATATCGGCCCCGAGGCGGCCATGCCGGTGATGGAGGGCAAGGCCGTGCTGTTCAAGCAGTTCGCCGATGTCGACGCCTGGCCGGTGGCTCTCGATACGAAGGACACCGAGGAGATCATCTCGATCTGCAAGGCCATCGCCCCGGCCTACGGCGGAATCAACCTCGAGGACATCGCCGCCCCGCGCTGCTTCGAGATCGAGGCCCGGCTGCGCGCCGAACTCGATATCCCCGTCTTCCACGACGACCAGCACGGCACCGGCGTCGTCACCCTCGCCGCCTTGAAGAACGCGCTCAAGGTCGTGGACAAGAAGATCGAGGATCTGCGCATCGTCGTCTCCGGAGTCGGCGCGGCCGGCAACGCCATCATCCGCCTCCTCCAGGTCGCCGGCGCCGCGAACATCATCGCCTGCGGCCGCGACGGCGCGATCGGCCCGGACTCGCGCGTGGACACCGAGCAAAAGAGATGGCTGCAGGCGAACACGAATCCCGAGGGCTTCACCGGCACTCTCAAGGAAGCCGTCGTCGGCGCGGACGCGTTCATCGGCGTCTCCGCCCCGAATGTGCTGGGCGGTGACGATATCGCGGCGATGAACGACGGTGCGCTGGTCTTCGCCATGGCCAATCCCGACCCCGAGGTGGACCCCGCCGAGGCGGCTGAGCACGCGGCTGTGGTGGCCACCGGCCGCAGCGACTTCCCGAACCAGATCAACAACGTGCTCGCCTTCCCCGGGATCTTCCGCGGACTCCTCGACGCCGAAGCCCGCGATGTCGACGAGAACATCATGGTCGCCGCGGCCGACGCGATCGCCTCGTGCATCCCCGAGGACGAACTCCACCCCGGCTATGTCATCCCCTCCGTGTTCGATCCGGAGGTCGCGAAGAAGGTCGCCGAGGCGGTCGCGGCGGTCTCGTCCTGA
- the uraD gene encoding 2-oxo-4-hydroxy-4-carboxy-5-ureidoimidazoline decarboxylase has translation MDLAEFNRLPADDARGILRPCLDVDRWIDAVVDARPLADLDAATAASRAAAPLTTAEIDAAMSHHPRIGEKATGESAEAAHSSREQAGLGTLEADVQTQLAAGNAAYEARFDRVFLIRAAGRTPEEILSELQRRMDNTEEDETAEVGQQLIQIAELRLEGILS, from the coding sequence GTGGACCTGGCCGAGTTCAATCGACTCCCAGCCGATGATGCCCGCGGAATTCTGCGTCCCTGCCTCGACGTCGACCGGTGGATCGACGCGGTCGTCGACGCCCGCCCCCTGGCCGACCTCGACGCCGCCACGGCCGCGTCGCGTGCCGCCGCACCGCTGACCACCGCCGAGATCGACGCGGCCATGTCTCATCATCCGCGCATCGGTGAGAAGGCGACGGGGGAGAGCGCCGAGGCGGCCCACTCGAGCCGCGAGCAGGCCGGCCTCGGCACCCTCGAAGCAGACGTGCAGACCCAGCTCGCCGCCGGGAACGCCGCCTACGAAGCCCGCTTCGACCGCGTGTTCCTCATCCGCGCCGCCGGTCGCACCCCCGAGGAGATCCTCTCCGAACTGCAGCGCCGCATGGACAACACCGAAGAGGATGAGACCGCCGAGGTCGGGCAGCAGCTCATCCAGATCGCCGAACTCAGACTCGAAGGGATCCTCTCATGA
- a CDS encoding IclR family transcriptional regulator has product MSSNDTPAIRQSKGGVQSVERAFGLLECIANSAGSATLSHIAADVNLPLPTIHRLLNTLVNLGVVRQLPDRGYALGPGLVRLGDIAGSQLGAIARPYLRDLVAELGESANVATMDGDMVVYVDQVASERQMRMFTEVGRRAHMHATGVGKAILAGLESEQVRHIATTAGMPTPTEFSIGTIGDLEAELSRIRARGYAIDEQEQELGVRCFAMAIPDAPAPLAISVSGPISRVDQSFADRAVPLLKDAAARISAEMQSGR; this is encoded by the coding sequence ATGAGCAGCAACGACACCCCGGCGATCCGCCAGTCCAAGGGCGGTGTGCAGTCCGTCGAACGTGCGTTCGGACTGCTTGAGTGCATTGCGAACTCCGCGGGCTCGGCGACGCTGAGCCATATCGCCGCGGACGTCAACCTGCCCCTGCCGACGATCCACCGTCTGCTCAACACCCTGGTCAATCTCGGCGTGGTCCGACAGCTGCCCGATCGCGGATATGCGCTCGGGCCCGGGCTGGTCCGCCTCGGCGATATCGCCGGCTCGCAGCTCGGCGCGATCGCCCGTCCCTATCTGCGGGACCTCGTCGCCGAGCTCGGAGAGTCGGCGAATGTGGCCACGATGGACGGAGACATGGTCGTCTACGTCGATCAGGTCGCCTCGGAGCGGCAGATGCGGATGTTCACCGAGGTGGGACGCCGCGCGCACATGCACGCCACCGGGGTCGGCAAAGCCATCCTCGCGGGGCTCGAATCCGAGCAGGTCCGGCATATCGCCACCACCGCCGGCATGCCCACTCCCACGGAGTTCAGCATCGGAACGATCGGCGATCTCGAGGCCGAGCTGAGCCGCATCCGTGCGCGCGGCTATGCCATCGACGAGCAGGAGCAGGAGCTCGGGGTGCGCTGCTTCGCCATGGCCATCCCCGACGCCCCCGCCCCCTTGGCGATCTCCGTCTCCGGTCCGATCAGCCGCGTCGATCAGTCGTTCGCCGATCGCGCCGTACCCCTGCTCAAAGATGCGGCCGCCCGCATCTCCGCAGAGATGCAGAGCGGCCGCTGA
- a CDS encoding DUF6986 family protein: MERSTLTDIDSLLGDTDELLTTAYPGDRDVRQPVHTVYVPGDRTSANLPYRWGQQALECVEAHGGMLQLAERVITAARKETGPAIPGQGPSIHQVAREAELLAEAVTAKLEREPIEDLRLDFEDGFGDQGDDTEDRWVAQAARDAVAGRTQKGAPGFVGIRFKCMESATRERGLRTLDLFLSELIEAGGQLPDNLVLTLPKVSTVDQVRAMVLASRALEAEHNLGEGTITFEIQVETPQLVLAADGTVPLATALQAGAGRVTSLHYGTYDYSASMGVAAAYQAMDHPVADFAKNQMMLAVAGTGVHLSDGSTNILPLGEPAEVHHAWALHAGLVRRHLKRGIYQGWDLHPHQLPTRFLATFAFYREGGARAAQRLHDYVFKADSTVLDEPATAKALARYLDRGLVCGAHTEEFVTSRTNLSLTQLGQLARTGSLD, from the coding sequence GTGGAACGATCAACACTGACCGATATCGACTCACTGCTGGGGGACACGGACGAGCTCCTGACGACCGCGTATCCCGGCGACCGCGACGTCCGTCAACCCGTGCACACCGTGTATGTGCCCGGCGACCGCACGAGTGCGAACCTGCCGTATCGGTGGGGGCAGCAGGCGCTCGAATGCGTCGAGGCCCATGGCGGAATGCTCCAGCTGGCCGAACGCGTCATCACCGCCGCCCGGAAGGAGACCGGTCCCGCGATCCCGGGCCAGGGGCCCAGCATCCACCAGGTGGCCAGGGAGGCCGAACTCCTCGCCGAGGCGGTCACCGCGAAGCTCGAGCGCGAACCGATCGAGGACCTGCGCCTGGACTTCGAGGACGGATTCGGCGACCAGGGCGATGACACCGAGGACCGCTGGGTCGCCCAGGCCGCCCGGGATGCGGTGGCCGGCCGCACCCAGAAGGGAGCCCCCGGCTTCGTCGGCATCCGCTTCAAATGCATGGAGTCAGCGACCCGGGAACGCGGTCTGCGCACTCTCGATCTGTTCCTGTCCGAACTCATCGAGGCCGGCGGTCAGCTGCCGGACAACCTCGTGCTCACCCTGCCGAAGGTCAGCACCGTCGACCAAGTGCGGGCGATGGTGCTCGCCTCCCGTGCGCTGGAAGCCGAGCACAACCTCGGCGAGGGGACGATCACCTTCGAGATCCAGGTCGAGACCCCGCAGCTCGTCCTCGCCGCCGACGGCACCGTTCCGCTGGCGACGGCGCTGCAGGCCGGAGCCGGGCGCGTGACCTCGCTGCACTACGGCACCTACGACTATTCCGCATCGATGGGCGTGGCCGCGGCCTACCAGGCGATGGACCATCCGGTCGCCGATTTCGCGAAGAACCAGATGATGCTCGCCGTCGCCGGCACCGGAGTCCACCTCTCCGACGGGTCGACGAACATCCTCCCGCTCGGCGAACCCGCAGAGGTCCACCACGCGTGGGCACTGCACGCCGGACTCGTCCGCCGCCACCTCAAGCGGGGGATCTACCAGGGCTGGGATCTGCACCCGCACCAGCTGCCGACCCGGTTCTTAGCGACCTTCGCCTTCTACCGCGAAGGCGGGGCACGGGCGGCTCAGCGCCTGCACGACTACGTGTTCAAGGCGGATTCGACCGTCCTCGACGAACCCGCCACAGCGAAGGCGCTCGCCCGCTACCTCGACCGGGGCCTCGTCTGCGGAGCCCACACCGAGGAGTTCGTGACCTCGCGGACGAACCTCAGCCTCACCCAGCTCGGGCAGCTGGCCCGCACCGGCTCGCTCGACTGA
- the pucL gene encoding factor-independent urate hydroxylase, translating into MSKVRLTSNQYGKAENRLMRVYRDSDRHEIRDLNVTSQLWGDFETAHTEGNNEHVVATDTQKNTVFAKAKELGVSSPEQFLMGLADHFTSSFDWVTGGRWEAEEYGWDRINDHQHSFFKSAPEVRTVVFTRDGDKDTLISGFNGLTVLKTTESGFVGYPKDKYTTLPETDDRILATDIATRWIYNTTELDFEAVYTKVKDIILDSFTDHFSHALQHTLYQMGEKVIEAVPEIDEIRFSCPNKHHFLYDIERFGLENPNEVFIVADRPYGLIEATFTREGVDENKDAWAQVAGFC; encoded by the coding sequence ATGAGCAAGGTCCGACTGACATCGAACCAGTACGGCAAGGCGGAGAACCGACTCATGCGGGTCTACCGCGACAGCGACCGCCACGAGATCCGCGATCTCAACGTCACCTCGCAGCTGTGGGGCGACTTCGAGACCGCCCACACCGAAGGCAACAACGAACACGTCGTCGCCACCGACACTCAGAAGAACACGGTCTTCGCGAAGGCCAAGGAGCTGGGCGTGAGCTCGCCCGAACAGTTCCTCATGGGCCTGGCCGACCATTTCACGTCGAGTTTCGACTGGGTCACCGGCGGACGCTGGGAGGCCGAAGAATACGGCTGGGATCGGATCAACGACCATCAGCATTCGTTCTTCAAGTCCGCCCCCGAGGTCCGCACCGTCGTGTTCACCCGCGACGGCGACAAGGACACGCTGATCTCCGGCTTCAACGGACTCACCGTGCTAAAGACCACGGAATCGGGCTTCGTCGGCTATCCGAAGGACAAGTACACGACGCTGCCGGAGACCGACGACCGGATCCTGGCCACGGATATCGCCACGCGGTGGATCTACAACACCACCGAACTCGACTTCGAAGCCGTGTACACCAAGGTCAAGGACATCATCCTCGACTCCTTCACCGACCACTTCTCCCACGCCCTGCAGCACACGCTCTACCAGATGGGCGAGAAGGTCATCGAGGCCGTGCCGGAGATCGACGAGATCCGCTTCTCCTGCCCGAACAAGCACCACTTCCTCTATGACATCGAACGCTTCGGCCTCGAGAACCCGAACGAGGTCTTCATCGTCGCCGACCGCCCCTACGGCCTCATCGAAGCCACCTTCACCCGCGAAGGCGTCGACGAGAACAAGGACGCGTGGGCGCAGGTCGCCGGCTTCTGCTGA
- the uraH gene encoding hydroxyisourate hydrolase codes for MSFITAHALDSMVGTPAADLEVTLHSGDEVIVSARTDDNGRVSDFGPDHLEPGDYRIVFGTGEYFAAREIDHFHPVVTIDFTVQAGQAHYHIPLLLSPFAYSTYRGS; via the coding sequence ATGAGCTTCATCACCGCCCACGCACTCGACTCGATGGTCGGCACCCCGGCCGCCGACCTCGAGGTCACTCTCCACTCCGGGGACGAGGTCATCGTCTCGGCCCGCACCGATGACAACGGGAGAGTCTCCGACTTCGGCCCCGACCACCTCGAGCCGGGGGACTACCGGATCGTCTTCGGCACCGGCGAGTACTTCGCGGCCCGGGAGATCGATCACTTCCACCCGGTGGTCACCATCGACTTCACCGTCCAGGCCGGGCAGGCGCATTATCACATTCCGCTGCTGCTCAGCCCCTTCGCCTACAGCACCTACCGCGGCAGCTGA
- a CDS encoding malate:quinone oxidoreductase, translating to MPSPQEKVDVVLIGGGIMSATLGAMLTELQPDWDIRVYEKLDYVATESSDPWNNAGTGHAALCELNYTPEDSNGDIDLEKASTINQQFHHSRQYWSHLVDTGVLTDPKSFINPIAHVSYGRGDKGRDYIKRRYETMVRNPLFADMEYTDDPATQAEWLPLMFEGRGPGQVNGISRIKQGTDVDFGSLSGQLLSYVADKGATVRTSHQVTDLERASDGWTLTVKDLLSHESHRIGAKFVFVGAGGGALPLLQKSGIPEGRGYGGFPVSGIFLRTGNEDLVARHQAKVYGQAAQGAPPMSVPHLDTRVVDGKDYLMFGPYAGFSPKFLKKGRFTDLPFSVRGNNLATMLNVAKDNTDLVTYLLGELAATKKARFEAMHQFIPNIDPSDWEFIQAGQRVQVMKKDPKKGGVLQFGTELISSADGSIAALLGASPGASTAVPIMVNLLKTCFPREYAGWEKHFKDMIPSLGRDLVDDETLLKEVSEYTSRTLQLI from the coding sequence ATGCCCTCACCGCAGGAAAAGGTCGACGTCGTCTTGATCGGCGGCGGCATCATGAGCGCCACACTCGGTGCCATGTTGACCGAACTTCAGCCCGACTGGGACATCCGTGTCTACGAGAAGCTCGACTATGTGGCCACCGAGAGCTCGGACCCGTGGAACAACGCGGGCACCGGCCACGCCGCACTCTGCGAACTCAACTACACCCCCGAGGACTCCAACGGCGACATCGACCTGGAGAAGGCCTCGACGATCAATCAGCAGTTCCACCATTCGCGACAGTACTGGTCGCACCTCGTCGACACCGGTGTGCTGACCGATCCGAAGTCCTTCATCAACCCCATCGCCCACGTCAGCTACGGCCGCGGCGACAAGGGCCGTGACTACATCAAGCGCCGCTACGAGACGATGGTGCGCAACCCGCTGTTCGCCGATATGGAATACACCGACGACCCGGCGACTCAGGCCGAGTGGCTGCCGCTGATGTTCGAGGGCCGCGGACCGGGCCAGGTCAACGGCATCTCGCGGATCAAGCAGGGCACCGACGTCGACTTCGGTTCGCTGTCGGGTCAGCTGCTCAGCTATGTCGCCGACAAGGGTGCGACCGTACGCACCAGCCACCAGGTCACCGATCTCGAGCGCGCCTCCGACGGTTGGACTCTCACCGTCAAGGATCTGCTCTCGCACGAGTCTCACCGGATCGGCGCGAAGTTCGTCTTCGTCGGCGCAGGCGGCGGCGCCCTGCCGCTGCTGCAGAAGTCGGGCATCCCCGAGGGCCGCGGCTACGGCGGCTTCCCGGTCTCCGGAATCTTCCTGCGCACCGGCAACGAGGACCTCGTCGCCCGTCACCAGGCGAAGGTCTACGGTCAGGCGGCTCAGGGTGCTCCCCCGATGTCCGTTCCGCACCTCGACACCCGCGTCGTCGACGGCAAGGACTACCTCATGTTCGGCCCGTACGCCGGGTTCTCGCCGAAGTTCCTCAAGAAGGGTCGCTTCACCGACCTGCCGTTCTCCGTGCGCGGGAACAACCTCGCCACGATGCTCAACGTCGCCAAGGACAACACGGATCTCGTCACCTACCTGCTCGGTGAGCTGGCTGCGACGAAGAAGGCCCGCTTCGAGGCGATGCACCAGTTCATCCCGAACATCGACCCGTCCGACTGGGAGTTCATCCAGGCCGGTCAGCGCGTGCAGGTGATGAAGAAGGACCCGAAGAAGGGCGGTGTCCTCCAGTTCGGCACCGAGCTCATCTCCTCGGCCGACGGGTCGATCGCGGCTCTTCTCGGCGCCTCCCCGGGCGCGTCGACGGCCGTGCCGATCATGGTCAACCTGCTCAAGACCTGCTTCCCGCGTGAGTACGCAGGCTGGGAGAAGCACTTCAAGGACATGATCCCCTCGCTGGGCCGCGACCTCGTCGACGACGAGACCCTGCTCAAGGAGGTCTCCGAGTACACCTCGCGGACCCTCCAGCTGATCTGA